Proteins from one Elusimicrobiales bacterium genomic window:
- a CDS encoding response regulator transcription factor, giving the protein MPAKILVVEDEKNIAAALRYNLEKAGYIVAAAADGETALKLHEAGPPDLVLLDVMLPKVDGLEVCRRIRQKHSTPVIMLTAKKEELDRVLGLELGADDYVSKPFSMRELLARVKAVLRRRAPEESPVFRAGDIEIDFDKYEVRVAGGTAALSTKEFELLRCLARAGGKALTRDQIMEQVWGYERSMELDTNTVDQHIARLRAKLGREAARIVTVKNVGYRVKTD; this is encoded by the coding sequence ATGCCCGCGAAAATACTTGTCGTGGAAGATGAGAAAAACATAGCCGCCGCGCTCCGCTACAATCTGGAGAAGGCGGGGTATATCGTCGCGGCTGCGGCGGACGGCGAAACCGCGCTGAAGCTGCATGAGGCCGGCCCGCCGGACCTGGTGCTGCTGGATGTCATGCTGCCCAAAGTGGACGGGTTGGAGGTTTGCCGCCGCATAAGGCAAAAGCATTCCACCCCCGTGATAATGCTGACCGCTAAAAAAGAAGAGCTGGACCGTGTTCTGGGTTTGGAGCTGGGCGCGGACGATTATGTGTCCAAGCCTTTCAGCATGCGCGAGCTGCTGGCGCGCGTCAAAGCCGTGCTGCGCCGCCGCGCGCCGGAAGAGAGCCCGGTTTTCAGGGCCGGGGATATTGAAATTGATTTTGACAAATACGAGGTGCGCGTCGCCGGCGGGACCGCCGCTTTAAGCACGAAGGAGTTTGAGCTGCTGCGCTGCCTGGCTCGCGCGGGGGGCAAAGCCCTCACCCGCGACCAGATAATGGAGCAGGTCTGGGGCTACGAGCGTTCCATGGAACTGGACACCAACACCGTGGACCAGCACATAGCCAGGCTGCGCGCCAAGCTGGGGCGAGAAGCCGCCCGCATCGTTACGGTTAAAAACGTTGGCTACCGTGTTAAAACTGATTAA